tcttaaaataatttcatactgAGATCTTTGCGTTATTTTCCATGTCACTATTTCCTGCTCtaacacaaaaaattatttctcctttttttgtcTTGCTAATTGTTCTATAGatgtaaaaagaagaaagttcTTAAGACCAGAAAGAAAAGATGATAGAATAGAGGATAAAATTCAAAGGAAGAGATACTAATTAAAGGAAAATGAGACAAAGAAAGCattatagagagaaagagagtttgtataacatgattttttttattaaaaataattatagactatatatatatatatatatatatatatatatatatatatatatatatatacgaatataacAAGTATATGCCGTGACAATAACGTATATTCATGACTCTAACGGAAGATATCTATGTACGAAAAGGTGAAAAAGATTAACTATATCAATGGAAGCAATTACATACTACTACAATGAACATTGATCCGATTAATCGTCGATGAATTATCGTATCGGTTTGGaccttttttcaatatttctaaatataaatacaagtaTACAAGTCGCACATAAGAATGTGGATTCGATTATTTCTCTCCGACTTAAAATGTATGTGTTGTCGACCACGTGCCAACTTTGCGTCTATTCTGTAATCTACGATCTCCGTTAACAAGGATTTTTCTTCAAGAATATTCGCATCGGACGCGATTTGTGACACGTACTCCTCTAtttacaattgtaaaatattgtattggcTAAACGCAAATATTCCATTCTCGCTTCGTCATAACTGACACACATCTCAAGACCGATACATCCATTGTTCGCAGATTCTACGGCCAATATCGTAAGAACACTTTTATtcgcattaaaatatacattgtcctttatatgttatttgtaCAGCCTTTCTTGGAACACTCTGTACAACACTGCGAACACTGCTGCATGCCTACTGGCTTGCAGAAGGATAACTGTAAGGGGAGAAAAAGCGAACGACCGCTGGGATAGCTCGCGCCTATGTATTGTCGCTTCGTTCGTAATCGGATATTCGTTAGTGGTCGCGTATAAGTTCGTTTCTGAGATCTTCGATTTCGAACGTTATTCGTTCGTCATTTATCCCTTAACTTGCTGTCGATATCGGATTTAAAAAGCGTACACAGTctattataatagtaatactTGTCGACTCAAGACATTTTTAGGATCACGCATTATAGTTGTTATGTAACACATATTGAAGCTAATCTCGTTCCactgtgttatttttttaattgacaatcCTTCCACTTTTTGCTATAAATCTTAATCCATCCAGCAGATTAAGATGACGTTATAGAGATGCGCTTCAAACCTAGACACTGAGTTTACTTGTGcattatatgcattaaaatcattatcatgtcaaatttttcttttcttatctaccaatttttattctaattatttttcttaacatctttaatatttaaaatgacgtCGTCCAGCGCGTCAAAACTCAAACTACAAGTTCCAGATGACAATTATTCACTTTCGtccattaattacaataatttcgtGAACTCATTGAAACTCAAGATACAACTTTATGgttgcattataatatatatggaagATAGAGAGAcgcgaaacatatttttataatttgtttcttatctgataaattttattcactgTAACTATGTCCATCTTAATTCGACTAATAAACTAAAATGATTTCGCAGACGCGATTCGAGAGATCTTGTTGTATATGCGCAGCACGCACTCTTTCTGTCTTCTTTTCATCCGACTATGTGCAGTGCCCAAAAACGTTCAATGAATTAATGAATAGATTACTGACCGATGAATAGTTTAGACTGTCACTCCGACTGTGTTTTGCGTCTTGACGATCGCGGGCAAGTAATCCGCCGTCCACAAGGACCTCTCCGTTTCCTCGTCTTCGCTGCTCTCGGAATCCGATTCTGGCAGCGGTTCCGGCGCCGCGCCGTACCGTATCAGTTTCCTACGAGCCTCCTTGGCGAACGCACTGTGAGCATCCAGGGTCAATTGATAAGCAGTCGTGCCACGATACGTTCGCTCGTCCAGACACGACGTTCGTTGACACTCTGGCAGAAGCAGCTCAAACACCGGCCGATATTCGCGCTCCACCGCGAGATGAAGGGCCGTGTATCCCGCCAGACCCTCCTTCGCCTTGAGATCGGCGCCTAGACGCAATAGAAGTCGCACCAGATCCGCATGTCCGTTTGCGGCGGCCACGTGCAAGCACATCTCACCtgaaatcaataaaaagatcATATCAATAAGCAACTGGAGTGCCAGTGTATttccattataatatttgagatTGGAAAACCCCTACAATACTTGatcgaattaataaaagattgataaaagaaTCTAATGTCTAACatgaaatatctatatatctatcttaCATCACGAGATATGACATTGATAAATATCGGATAAGCAACCGATTTGaatctaattttatcaaattttctatCATCTCTCCTGTGATGCGGATCAGGTACGTCGGAATGACCGAGTCACATGTCTCGCCTCACCGTGAGATATAGATAGAACTAGGAAGACGTGATGAATCATAATGGCGTATCGGAGGTTTGGCCGGAGTCCCGCGATCCAAACTAGGCTCGCGCCCGATCAAAGTAACTTCTAAAATTAAGCGCGCCGCGTTACCAGTCACATTGACGGAATTTAACGACAGCGTCTCGTAATTACATACATCATACTGCGTCGATATAGCTTCACCTCCAACGAAGACACAAATAGCTTCCAATTGCAGATTGTTACGAGtacatattcataatatagTGGCGTACGAGATATAAGTGTCGCTGCTTTATCGCATAAGAATCGTATACATTGTCATTGAAACAGTCACTCGGCCTAATTAGACTTTCAGACAGCTTAGATGTTATATTGGTCGTAACGTGACGTAAAAGAAATCGTAAAATCTTTCCGTGTAATACTTAAAATAGGGAATACGTAGCTCGAGACTGCTGCAAGGGTTGATTAGGGCCAGGCACGAAAcagaatcgatttttttagtgAAAGTTCAAGGGAAGTCACTGACGTCGACGCCGCTGTGGGGTTTCCCGACAGACCGAAAATATCGCGTAGCACGCACAAATAGTTCTACAGGTATTTTTAAGTATCAAAAACATCTGGTCTCGCGCTCTCCTTGGCGTCGCGTCGCATAATGTAACGCGTACGCacattacacacatacacacacacacacacaacacactaAATAAGATAGCGGCGAATTCCATCGTATACGCGAAACATTCTTCTTCACTCTTGTTTTGTCAAGCATACTTTatacgattctttttttttttttggaaagttAGACgatatgtaagaaatatataagaaatacagAAATACAATGTCCtcatttttagataaaaagtaattttgcaTGTCATATTCtcatcgataaatttaattgcacaaTAAAATCGCTGCTGCGAAAATAACAACTTTACTTTATCTAATTTCAGTTGGTTCGTAGATCATTATCgcggaataatatttatcatttattttccacCGCTCATTTTATCCATTATCGCTTGTTTTGTACTAACGGGATTATTTAATCTCAAAAAaactagaaatatattttccgagaaaataaatgctccggattttgcaattattccgAATGAATCATGCACTTCTCGATTGTGGAAACGGTGCCGagaacttattttattactcaTCGATTGATTTAGTCATAAATCTAAACAAATAAGTGCGAAATAATCTAACGTAAAGATTTTTCGGTTCgcaattattcttttacattCAATTAATTGCTCATGGTCCAGAATGATCGATTACGTTGCGCTTCGCACcgtgaatatgtatatacatgcgaGCTTGCGGCGAAATAAAATGCCGATGACGCTATATATGGGATTtccaagttttttaaaaagtctGCCAATATTTCGTGACGAACGGCTGgaacaattttctcttttttttttatcttctataacttcctcctttctctatgtattttacatagaAAACAGAGATTTATAGTGCTTCCAAAtttccttaattttaatttctctgcaaaatttatattacatataattaataatattaatagcaatcattatattaatacagataataataaatatatatttataaataatatactttttcatataaattaataataaaattttactaagagatttaattcaagaaataatatttatgtcaaattttatagGAGATTTAATAGGCATGCGAGAGaaagattacaaatttatgtaaaaaagacaaaaataaatgttttagagGCAACTTGTGcctttatactataatatattcgttTTCATATCTTCGATTATTTtcaggaatttttatttatgttttgtgATATATTAGCACAATGACTAGTCATTCTGACAAATCTCGTAAAGTCGCGGTTTTATCGCGAAACCTTTCGCCGAGGTCAATTGTTATGCTTTATCTGGACGCAAATTTTCGTCATAAAAGCAGGAATTCCCCAAGTTGAATACGAGTACGCGTATCGTACGTCGTTATCGATTCATGATCGTAAATGACAACGTTATTATCGCTGTAAATCGGAGATCGAGAACATGCGTGTATTATTAGAAGTTTATCGAAAGAGCATTGTACAAATTTATCACGTGTAAAAATTCGCATATGAAAACATTAAGAATAAGGCAGCCGTAATATCCATTATtggtatatacataatacacaATAGAGCGATTGTGAAActtttcaaattcaaattatcttcatcaaattaatatatttttttttttattaaaggaaTGTTCTCGAGATATTTCTGAGATGATGGAACTTTCAAACGTGAGCGCGAAGAACTTGTGACTCTCGATGAAATCATAAGAAATGCATTATATAGTTCCACGTGTTCATGGCCATAATATCATCGTCCGCGAGccttatatatgatttattctgCGCGATAAAAGCAGTTAGGATTTTCCATCTCGGTCTTCTTTGTCTGTACCGTCACGGACGTGGATCATCTTTCCTTGCATCATAACGGTGATTAGCGGTCATTATATTGCACGCTTCCAAACGATTATCGTAATTGCAGGAAAAGTTGCAAacgtgatttaaatatttaaaggacGAGAAACAAGGCGAATATATTCTCGTTAcgcttatttaatatataaaaatgtcgttctctctctattctaataatttattcccaattattcgaatattttctCACTGCGTTTTTCAGTTcccttatttatttcttcgcaCATTAAggtctatttaaaaaaaagcaatagtTATTGAGTATATTTACCGTTGTAGTTACGTTGCTCCAAGTTTTGTGGTAAGGCGGGTACTTGCTGTCCAAGCGTCAACTTATTCCTCTTCATCGAATACAATGAATCTGTGAGAGCTTTAGCGCAAGCGAGATCTCCACTCGCACAAGCCAGATGTAGGGCCGTGTTTCCGCGGAAATTCCTCAGAGATGGATCCGCGCCTGCTAGGATTAGATGTCTGACGATCAGTGGTTGATGTGTCAACACTGCCAGATGTAGGGGCGATTGCCAGTCGTCGTTAATGGTGTCCAATAGGCACGGGTCAGGCGCCATCCTTATCAAACAGAGCGCAGCTTCCACAAAGCCTTGCACGATTGCGATATGCAACTGcctgcaattaaatatatcgtataagAATGAATCAAGTCTTGGGGAGAGAAGTCTTGTGATATTATAAGCTCTTAtagtcttatttatattagcatgtttatttattaatccttAACACTggagtatattaattaattatttgatcttcatattctttctctctctctctctcttctcgctcGATTTTATGACtatgtaatgtatttaaaatatattgtcttattttctttcattgttGTATACGTGTGAGACATCCATCTTGCGGGATTCTTGTGTGCGTCACTCTGCAATTTATCGTTGTTGTTGTTCATATGAATTCCCGAAAGATGATGCTTATCAAAGAATGAAACTCGTTTCATTGAATCGGTCAACGAGCTTAAGTCAAGCATTAAACACACGTCAAAGTAGGTATCTATAAGCCGTTCTACGTGAACATCAACATCGACGTTATGCATAATGACCgcttaaataaatgcattcaTATTACACtcagtggaaaaaaaaaaaaacaacttgcAATAAGCCAAGATTAGAGATGACTCTATTTGTCAGATTAGATTCGACGTGGCGAATTCTTATACGTCGAATTTAAGTATACGGAGAATACAAAAGCAAAACTTAtggtctctctctttcattacTTTTCAAGATTTGAGAAACTTGTTGTTAGTGCTCGCACGCGATTTGAATATAAAGAATGCGAGTTTCGttcctttatattttatattcaataaaattatcccAATTGTTTTGTTATTCAAATTATGTTGAGTAATGAAATTCTTCTCAGCGTTGTTCTATATTTGATGTAAGCTATTACTTTCTTAAGATAAAGTAATCATTacaattcaagaaaaaattctaacaCAAATATGAAGTACGTGATGCAAATAATCGACAGAAAGTGAGATAAATATCTCTATTAActtcataaaaatgtatttgagaTTTCTAGAAACTTctcaagaatttatttatatgtgattCTTGGAAACTTTTATTCATAGGCTTGATCAAATAAACAGATGGAACTcattattattcgaaaaatacttgctgcttattttattactattatttgctttttatcaCTTCCCGTAAGTTTTTAGGTTGCGCGTTAGTATTTGCATAATACACATTCGTCCCTGGACTGTTGACCGCGTTAGAGACCCTGAACTAGTAGATCAAGTGACACGTGATCACGAATCTGACCGCAATAAGTCGTTAACATGGTTAAGAGGGTTAACGGGTCGACTTGTAAGATACATGATGAACACAAGATGAAGAATCGTGTAGCCATAATAGTAGAAACATTTCGTGCAGCGCGAGAACCCACGTTAAGCAATCTATTGTGatatttcctaaaaatatatagcactattattattaacataaaatcaatcttaatttgacataaaagCCCATTCGAGTGATTCGTTCAATTCTAACATAAACACAGAGGAGATGCATCAAGTTAATTCTACCGCGATACGTTAAAGACGAATAAGTAGTTGACATATGTCACCCACGTGTCTACTCCAGCGAGTTAAAGGATTAACAAACATCATCGATGAAATACGGAATATTCACTAACGTGTCACCGTCGTCGTCCTGCGTGTAGTAGAGCTGCCAGGGTTCCTCGTTGCTCGTCTCCCTCTCATCGCTGTCCCGCTGATGTTGCTCGAACAACAATGCTTCATCGTGTTGCTGATTGTTGCTATCATCTTGCGTTAGGTTCGCCGTCACGGGTGACAGCTCGGGACTAGTCGACTCGGCCTGAATCAATTTGCCGCTCTTGGAGGCGAGCGCGTTCAGGCTGACCTGCTTCAGGCTCAGCTGGCTGATAGTCTCGGTGAGGTCGAGGTCCACGCCGCTGTCGATCGCCCTCATTGGCTCCTCCGcaatcgtcgtcgtcgccgtcgatgatgatgatgatgttgATAACGATGCGGTCGTCACCGCTGGCGCGGGAGTCGGCGCCGCTCGCtgctccccctccccctccaaCCCCCCGGATTGTCCCCCCTGTTGCGGTAAATCCGAGTCGCGGATCTCGCCGCTGAACTGTAGATTGCCACTCGACAGGAATCCGGAATCGACGTTGCCCTCCTCGACGTCGTCGTGGTCGTCGATACGCCACCGCTTCTTCTCGTCAGCTGTAACACGTTCCTCCATCTGGGTGCTTCTGCCCTCGTGGGTGGGACGCAACATTTTCGGAAATGATCTTTGAAAACGATCcgcgtacaattttttttcaggagAAACCGTCTCTTTCCCTTCTCTTATTTCCACCTGGATATTTGCCCTGGATATTGGCGACACACAGTATAATCccgaaataataaagataccGCGAATAATTTCAATCGTTCGAATATAAACCTTCGCTTTCCGCGgatttttggttttttttttttttttatttaattgcgcgTGATATCAACCCTTCGATCGATCCTTACTCGACGTACGCCGCGTCCCGACGTTCTCTTCCGCGACGCGTATATTCGGCCgcccgagagagagaaagagagagagagatatcccCTTCTCCTCGAAACAGCTGTGCTCGCACTTTGGTCTTGTCCGTCGTCTATCTCTGTCCACCTTCGATCCGCATCGCTCGCGTGTTCTCGCCTGGATTCTTCTCAATGTTATCTCCGATTCGCGCACTATCTATCGGGAAATTCTACGTTGATCTCCAGTCACGAATAGACAGGAGAAAGTTCTCGTTCCGTCGTCGAATCGTACACGAGCGATTTTCCTGGCCGCGCACGAGCTGTCACAACACACACCACCCGTCGTTACGTATCTCAGAACGAACTGATCGACTATAGAGAGAGCGAGTCAGTGTTGTCAGACAGACGTTTCTCGCGCATGCGCGACAAGCGACGTGCAGTGACGTGTGAAAGATTCCGACGAAGTGAACGATTTttcggaaaataataaatggcgGGAAATaatcgtatcttttttttcacgttcTGTCACATTGcgtcatataatttatcgatttttttgtaACTCTTTAGTAATTaggataattgaataatttctaaaaatcgtcgagaaagagagcggaTCGAACGAAACTGTCTTTTTCTATTCAAACTAGATACAGACCTGGGATCGCCCTCGCAATGCGCATGCGCGACGAAGATGGCTATTTAACAATATCTCTGGCGGTATAATTCCTGAGGAAGAGAGCGGAGTAGGGGCGGAAAAACCCATCAACCTCGGGCAGGGCAGCTGTATGGCGTACAATTGAGACACGATGCGActctcattttataaataaaaccgTTCAATGAAATtcgttattttgtatcatcCGTTATGTCAATTTCGCTTCATCGGAAATTTTGGTTTCATGGAAGGAGTCCTTCTGTAAAATGCCTCGATatctaatcaaattttattgtaatgttatctattaatatataataaaatcgcagtatattaatattgatatttttttatcgatgatattttttaatgaatatttgctTCAAGGGAAAAAAGGAGAAGCTGTTAAGTCCCGCAATTGACTTTTACTGCTTTATAAAAACCGCCTCCATACAATCTCGAATGCCAAACATTCAGGCATTTAAgggaaatatatgtgtgtcttGTTGTTGCATGAATATAGGTTTTCACCGCGGACAAATGAACTGCGAAGGAAAACTCGGCATGACGGAACACGTGTCTATTCATTATCAGAAATCCACGGGAAACGCGAAGATTCTCCTCTCGACCGATAGCTtggaattaaatgtaatttacgtTTTTCTCTGCCAGTAGAAAGCTGATTTAAAAGCACGCTGGAAAAACCGATtagaaaagaaacaattttacaCATAGCACTAAAAACTGTCCCTAAATAAAGTTctcaaaaatcttaaaaaggAAATCGactcttttgcaattttacacataaaagcaagcattttcacaattttttctttggacgaaatgtcatattttcaatcaaattggATCTGGACGAAGGTATATTAGTCAGTATATTAGACAGATAATGTATTAAGTGGAGAAGAAATCTGGCGATTTTATAAATGCTCTCGTCATTTTTTCGAAAAGTGAAACGCGCGAGAGGCTTGTCTCGCGTTTCTCTTAAATCAACGCGCGCCtttacgtaataatatattccatCATGCgcgtatatctttttttttatccagcatgacatttctttctttcgtagTTATTCCGGCGTTATCACATCTCTCGCGATTACGGCAGATGCGTACGAGCGTGATCGTGGATTTTTATCGATTCATATGTAACATCTGTGTCAAGTGTCACGGTAAAGTTCTTTTAGAAACTTCAAAAATAGAATACTTTTCTCAAATAACTCCAAGTCTACTTTAATCGatgaattaattgtttatattgaaatctaataatattgcgAAATAAGGCGCCTTTTGTCTCATAAGATAGAGTATAAATTATCAGGtgcaaaattttgcaatcttACATCTTATCGATAAAGTTTTGCGGAACTGACGCACATGGATTTTTGAACAATATTATCTCTCATTCATCCATAAGCCTTTCGCGATAAATGAATCATTGGATTTTTCTCGACCCTTGTAATAATCCGGAAAGACTTAGCCTTTAATCTATTTcttagaaaaagaagaaaaatgtataacgcGAAAGCTAGGcggatttttaaaaagctaattcttttatactgtttgaGGACACTTGGAGGAGTGAATAAAACTTGcaattatttggaaaaattacatgaaaatgTTGTAGTGAATTTTGTCATTATAGTCGTAAATTAAGAAATGTGAATCATTATCGTTAAATATACAAgcgtaataattgaattttataattataatcacaaCTCGGTTAATTAGAAACATTAAATCAACTTTCTACTCTCTTCTAACTTCTAATCTAGTGCGCACGCATACCTTTATATTTAGTAGATTTCCATCTCTCTCCTATCGACACAGACTGGCGCGATTTACACGATGATCGATGTTAACTTTCGCATTTGCCGCCGCATGTGACAGTCGGGCTACTTTCTTCGTAGTACCTCTCGGTAAAAGCAGCTCGAGGCGAAGAACTCACCGGAAATTCCACCGGCATTTCCTATCTGAAATGGCCCCGCGACGATGCATAGCTGTAAACGTTCCATGGTCGTTACTGTTCGTATACCGGGAAATCGATTCGTCGCCGCCGAATATGCGACCTCGATGCGTACAAAGGAACTCTCCACAAAAATTTCACATGGGTTTTCCCATTATTATTGAGGCCGCACAATAAAtcgttaagaaaataaatcaattgttACCTGTTACTTTTTAGACAGCAAAATCCAAATATGCATACGGGAATCTTCTTTCCTCGAAAGATAAAACTGTTGAGagtcttcaaatttttctgttataagtGTGTTGCATGATTgctaaaattgcaaaaacaaaatattattaaaataataatttttacttgttaaaatttataataaaatgaaaagtgatgtaacatttttaaaaaatataacacacttctacaatttgatttattgatttaaaaacttgTAGTAGATTTGCACTTCTAGAGatttattcgcaaaaaattctttgttctcaatcgtttttttaatcataaaactattaatgtcttgaaagaaaaattactttcgAGGAGTAAGAGATCGATTCCGAATCCAGGTCGAGAGATTCGGATTGTGCACACGTAAACGAATAATGAAACTTTTTGACAGATAcaatacgataaaatatccATTCTACTTACTAACGTTTGATATCACTATGCATTAAGTCGGTTAATCGATTACGAATAAAGATGAAGATTGCTTGGCGTACGTGCTTGTAGATACAGGTAGGCATCACCGACGTCAATGTCCGGATTATCTGGGGGAAAACCTACGATAACGATagaaaatgtgtaaataatcTCAACATTGTATTTACTCGATATGTATATCTTGATGTCGTATCTTAACACTTAAGCTATATATggtcttaaaaaaatacaatttcctCTCCCtccaatatttctaaaatttttttacgattacgaacaataaatatatctttctatctccaaaaaagatatattttatttaaatatttattatatattaacattatatattaaatatatattaaatatatatatatatatatatatatatatatatatatatatataaagattaatttatatatatatattttatatatatatatatatatatatatatatatatatatattatatatatatatataaaagattaaaagattaattaatataatatatatatatatatatatatatatatatatatatatatatatatattatattaattaatctttttaaaatttttgcatatctttGCAGAAGAGaacaattaaaatgatttctgATAAAAACTAGAAACATGTTTAATAGCAAAATAGATGCTTAAATCAAAGCATatctcttaatttaatttaatcaaaaataaaaacgtgaTAAAATGATTATGGACATATATGGGCAGAATTGATTGATCACGTGTCTAAAAGATGCCACATagctacattatattaaacacatGATTAgtcgatttataaatatgcattatgCAGAAGCTATGCAAGTTCGTCTGTAtgcatagatttttaaatacacttATAGAGAGAATTATGAGCAAATTATGAGTACTCGTAATGTCATGTGTTTCAACACAAACATtcgaaagaatattattaaaagagcaaaacaatagagaaaaataattttatgatattgttagacgcgataattatatacacgatATGACGTTATTTCGATTGTATTTGCGTGCA
This sequence is a window from Cataglyphis hispanica isolate Lineage 1 chromosome 17, ULB_Chis1_1.0, whole genome shotgun sequence. Protein-coding genes within it:
- the LOC126855974 gene encoding NF-kappa-B inhibitor alpha-like, whose product is MLRPTHEGRSTQMEERVTADEKKRWRIDDHDDVEEGNVDSGFLSSGNLQFSGEIRDSDLPQQGGQSGGLEGEGEQRAAPTPAPAVTTASLSTSSSSSTATTTIAEEPMRAIDSGVDLDLTETISQLSLKQVSLNALASKSGKLIQAESTSPELSPVTANLTQDDSNNQQHDEALLFEQHQRDSDERETSNEEPWQLYYTQDDDGDTQLHIAIVQGFVEAALCLIRMAPDPCLLDTINDDWQSPLHLAVLTHQPLIVRHLILAGADPSLRNFRGNTALHLACASGDLACAKALTDSLYSMKRNKLTLGQQVPALPQNLEQRNYNGEMCLHVAAANGHADLVRLLLRLGADLKAKEGLAGYTALHLAVEREYRPVFELLLPECQRTSCLDERTYRGTTAYQLTLDAHSAFAKEARRKLIRYGAAPEPLPESDSESSEDEETERSLWTADYLPAIVKTQNTVGVTV